Proteins from a genomic interval of Sphingobacterium sp. SYP-B4668:
- the ggt gene encoding gamma-glutamyltransferase — translation MKRLCIYSLIIGFVLSSCSAPKHLPRAQTFSNAAVVTAHPLASQVGVDILKAGGNAIDAAVAVQFALAVVYPNAGNIGGGGFMVYRDNSGATNALDFREKAPANASEKMYLDKNDNVIEDLSVYGHLSAGVPGSVAGMEEAHKKYGKLAWSKLLAPAIELAENGFPITAQQAEEFNYYKASFTKYNPNGAPILQPDIWKKGQPFVQKDLGATLRRIAEEGRAGFYKGQTADLIVNEMKKGKGIITHADLENYHAIWRTPTTGYYRGHKIICMPPPSSGGPALVALLQSVEQFPLTKWGFQSDSTVRVMVEAERRVYADRAKYLGDPDFIRVPVAELTDATFNQQRMQEVDLSKATPSSSVNAAKFPGYESEETTHFSIVDKEGNAVSITTTLNNSYGSRVFVQGAGFLLNDEMDDFSVKPGVPNIYGLVGGKANAVQPNKRMLSSMTPTIIEKNGALHMVLGTPGGSTIMTSVFQTILNVIDFGQDAQTSVNSPRFHHQWLPDQIDVEEKAIKATVRQSLEKDGYKISPRGAIGRVENIIVLPNKKLQTGADPRGDDRAMGY, via the coding sequence CTTGATTATAGGCTTCGTCCTATCCTCATGCAGCGCTCCGAAACATCTCCCACGTGCGCAAACATTTTCCAATGCTGCTGTGGTCACGGCACACCCATTGGCTTCACAAGTAGGTGTCGATATCCTTAAAGCGGGAGGCAATGCTATCGATGCAGCAGTAGCCGTACAGTTTGCACTAGCTGTCGTGTATCCGAATGCAGGGAATATCGGGGGTGGTGGCTTCATGGTATATCGAGATAACTCGGGGGCTACAAATGCATTAGATTTCAGGGAAAAAGCTCCAGCTAACGCTTCTGAAAAGATGTACCTGGATAAAAACGACAATGTTATTGAAGATCTAAGCGTATATGGCCACCTATCTGCCGGGGTACCAGGATCTGTGGCTGGAATGGAGGAAGCCCACAAAAAATATGGCAAATTAGCGTGGTCAAAATTATTGGCGCCTGCAATAGAATTGGCTGAAAATGGATTTCCCATTACCGCACAACAAGCTGAAGAATTTAACTACTATAAAGCGAGTTTTACAAAATACAATCCAAACGGCGCCCCCATCCTTCAACCTGATATCTGGAAAAAGGGACAACCATTTGTACAGAAAGATTTGGGAGCTACATTAAGAAGAATCGCTGAAGAAGGTCGCGCGGGTTTCTATAAAGGCCAGACAGCAGATCTAATTGTTAATGAGATGAAAAAAGGAAAGGGTATAATCACCCACGCCGATCTCGAAAATTATCACGCTATATGGCGGACTCCGACCACTGGGTATTACAGAGGTCACAAAATAATCTGCATGCCTCCACCTTCGAGCGGAGGTCCCGCACTAGTCGCCCTACTGCAATCGGTAGAGCAATTCCCGTTGACAAAATGGGGCTTCCAATCAGATTCTACAGTACGTGTGATGGTCGAAGCGGAACGTCGTGTGTATGCTGATCGGGCTAAATATCTAGGTGACCCTGATTTCATACGCGTTCCTGTCGCCGAACTGACAGATGCGACATTCAATCAACAGCGCATGCAAGAAGTGGACTTGTCAAAAGCGACACCAAGTTCATCTGTTAATGCGGCCAAGTTTCCTGGTTATGAATCGGAGGAGACGACACATTTCAGCATCGTGGACAAGGAAGGCAACGCTGTATCTATTACCACAACTTTGAATAATTCATATGGATCGCGGGTCTTTGTGCAAGGAGCTGGATTTCTGTTAAACGACGAAATGGATGATTTTTCTGTCAAACCAGGTGTACCGAATATTTATGGACTTGTCGGAGGTAAGGCAAATGCTGTACAACCAAACAAACGGATGTTAAGTTCCATGACGCCAACAATTATTGAAAAAAATGGCGCCCTACACATGGTTTTAGGTACTCCTGGAGGGTCAACGATCATGACGTCTGTATTTCAAACGATATTAAATGTTATCGATTTCGGACAAGATGCGCAGACATCTGTCAATTCTCCAAGATTTCACCATCAATGGCTACCTGACCAGATAGATGTGGAAGAGAAAGCCATCAAGGCTACTGTGCGACAAAGTTTAGAGAAAGATGGCTACAAGATATCACCTAGAGGTGCCATTGGTCGGGTTGAAAACATTATAGTACTCCCTAATAAGAAATTACAAACGGGTGCCGATCCCAGAGGGGACGACAGAGCGATGGGGTATTGA
- the rmuC gene encoding DNA recombination protein RmuC codes for MEWIFGVVVILLICCVIFLLIKYKEGVSKRVYEDLRVDKDELALELARSQQREEGLIGERADLKEDLDKERAQRLRIELTLENTNAYLQAQQEKLEFQKKEVEETKNKFNLEFQHIANKILEEKTQKFTEVNHRSINQLLDPLKDKIKAFEEKVERTYQHESAERNVLKGVVEQLMQQSVQIKNEANNLTRALKGDSKKQGNWGEVILERVLERSGLVKGQEYRLQASLVDGDGRRMQPDAIIDLPDEKHLVVDAKVSLVAYEKWVNAVSDEEQHTFAKQHVQSVENHVRELSAKNYHELYQIQSPDFVLLFMPIESALSMSVREKPDLFSDAWDRKVVIVSPSTLLATLRTIASVWKQERQNRNVLEIAREAGALYDKFVGFMQDMQLVENQIQRALERHQDATKKLGSGAGNIIKRVENLKDLGAKANKQIDQKYLDNIE; via the coding sequence ATGGAGTGGATATTTGGTGTCGTCGTCATACTGTTAATCTGTTGTGTCATTTTCCTATTGATAAAATACAAAGAGGGTGTCAGTAAGCGCGTGTATGAGGACTTACGTGTGGACAAGGACGAATTGGCCTTGGAATTGGCGAGGAGCCAACAACGGGAGGAAGGATTGATAGGAGAGCGAGCTGACCTGAAGGAAGACTTGGACAAAGAAAGAGCGCAGCGATTACGAATAGAACTTACATTGGAAAATACAAATGCCTATCTACAAGCGCAACAGGAAAAGTTAGAATTCCAGAAAAAGGAAGTGGAAGAAACTAAAAATAAATTCAATTTAGAATTTCAACACATCGCCAACAAAATTTTAGAGGAGAAAACCCAGAAATTTACCGAAGTCAACCACCGAAGCATCAACCAGCTTCTAGATCCACTGAAGGATAAGATTAAGGCATTTGAAGAGAAAGTAGAGCGAACGTATCAGCATGAGTCTGCTGAGCGAAATGTGCTCAAGGGCGTGGTTGAACAACTCATGCAACAAAGTGTACAGATAAAAAATGAAGCTAATAATTTAACGAGGGCACTCAAAGGAGATTCCAAGAAGCAAGGAAATTGGGGAGAGGTAATCTTGGAGCGAGTACTGGAGCGATCGGGACTTGTTAAAGGGCAGGAGTATAGGTTGCAAGCTTCATTAGTAGATGGGGATGGGCGACGCATGCAACCAGATGCTATTATTGACCTTCCTGATGAAAAACATTTGGTGGTGGACGCTAAGGTATCGCTCGTGGCTTATGAAAAATGGGTAAATGCAGTATCCGACGAAGAGCAACATACCTTTGCAAAGCAACATGTACAGTCGGTAGAGAATCATGTGAGAGAGCTTTCTGCTAAGAATTACCATGAGCTCTACCAAATCCAATCACCAGATTTTGTCCTACTTTTTATGCCTATTGAATCCGCACTCAGCATGTCCGTACGTGAAAAACCAGATTTATTTAGCGATGCATGGGATAGAAAAGTCGTTATTGTAAGTCCATCGACATTGTTAGCGACTTTACGAACGATAGCCAGCGTCTGGAAGCAGGAGCGACAAAACCGAAATGTTTTGGAAATCGCAAGAGAAGCGGGAGCCCTATATGATAAATTTGTAGGTTTTATGCAGGATATGCAGTTGGTCGAGAATCAAATCCAACGCGCCCTTGAACGACATCAAGATGCAACTAAGAAGTTGGGTAGTGGTGCCGGAAACATTATCAAGCGGGTAGAGAACCTAAAGGACTTAGGGGCCAAAGCCAATAAACAAATAGATCAGAAATACTTAGACAATATTGAGTAG
- a CDS encoding formimidoylglutamase: protein MSLSVFFSPVSVQEFSPRERFYKSQFGDSIQAFEDEFPVLEGDDKPQLVIFGVEEDRGAVNNEGASLAPQAVRKHLYQLYQGDYKIKIADLGNIRAGDTVRDTYFAVKTVVEELIKQDIVPIIIGGGHDLTYAQYLAYQNLEQRVEVAIVDAKFDLDQEQVESALLNSETFLNHIILHQPDYLFNLNNIAYQTYLVSKESINMYDKLFFNATRVGAIAGKMDQSEPLIRAADMVSFDIGAIRASEACGNANANPNGLFGDEACQLARYAGMSDKCSSIGFYEFNPKYDPLGQTAMLVSQMIWCFVDGYYNRKQDAPLVPKASYIIYRTTLESMDHELVFVKSRKSDRWWIQVPYFGSKSVNERYYLVPCRYEDYQLAVSGEMPDLWWRTHQKLQ, encoded by the coding sequence ATGTCCTTATCAGTTTTCTTTTCTCCAGTATCCGTTCAAGAGTTCTCGCCCAGAGAACGTTTTTATAAATCTCAATTTGGAGATAGCATCCAGGCATTTGAAGATGAGTTTCCTGTTTTGGAAGGAGATGATAAACCTCAACTCGTCATTTTTGGCGTTGAAGAGGATAGGGGAGCAGTGAATAATGAGGGGGCTTCCTTAGCACCTCAAGCCGTACGCAAACATTTATACCAGCTTTATCAAGGAGACTATAAAATTAAAATCGCTGACTTGGGTAATATTAGAGCGGGCGATACGGTCCGCGATACCTATTTTGCAGTTAAGACAGTCGTAGAAGAACTGATTAAGCAAGATATTGTACCCATTATCATAGGAGGTGGACACGACCTGACCTATGCGCAATACCTGGCCTACCAAAATCTTGAACAACGGGTAGAAGTTGCAATTGTCGATGCCAAGTTTGATTTAGATCAAGAGCAAGTAGAAAGTGCGCTATTGAATTCTGAAACTTTTCTCAATCATATTATCTTACATCAGCCAGATTATCTTTTTAATCTCAATAATATTGCTTACCAAACCTATTTAGTCAGCAAAGAGTCAATTAACATGTATGATAAGCTGTTTTTCAACGCGACACGTGTAGGCGCAATAGCTGGCAAGATGGATCAATCAGAGCCTTTGATTCGAGCCGCCGATATGGTTAGTTTTGATATCGGTGCGATTCGAGCTTCCGAAGCCTGCGGAAATGCAAATGCAAATCCCAATGGTTTATTTGGTGATGAGGCTTGCCAGCTGGCAAGATATGCAGGAATGTCCGATAAGTGTAGTTCAATAGGATTCTATGAGTTCAATCCCAAATATGACCCCCTTGGTCAGACCGCTATGTTAGTCTCACAAATGATTTGGTGTTTTGTCGATGGTTATTACAATCGCAAGCAAGACGCCCCTTTGGTACCCAAAGCCTCCTATATCATTTATCGGACTACACTCGAATCCATGGATCACGAATTAGTATTTGTAAAAAGTAGAAAATCCGATCGGTGGTGGATACAAGTTCCTTACTTTGGTTCCAAATCTGTTAATGAGCGGTATTATCTAGTGCCATGCAGATATGAAGATTACCAATTGGCTGTCTCGGGGGAGATGCCAGACTTGTGGTGGAGGACCCATCAAAAGTTACAATAA
- a CDS encoding HAD-IB family phosphatase: MKNYYIIDFDSTFTQVEALDELARISLEGHPDQDKVYKQIEGFTNLAMEGKISFRESLAGRIKLLKANKSHLDKLVSHLKKKVSHSFNRNREFFRKNSDTAWIVSGGFKEFITPVVTPYHIKKENIYANTFKFDAEGNIIGYDEHNPLSDEGGKVKLLQELNIQGRIFGIGDGYSDFQLKESGLIEKFFAFTENIARQSVTEKADHITPSFDEFLYVNDLPRAISYPKNRILCLIVGEVPEIASHILKRDGFSVRTKETFEEKYTKDVGMLLLGPNVSVSDEQLSRADKLKTIGFLGDIKGHINKVICNEKGIVVFDDKKDKKRNAEFIPRRMADFINNGDTDQSRNFPNLILPKLSKAHRLLHIHQNVPGVMAQINNIYAENNINIVAQFLMTKGDIGYAVTDLNVEYEKDLIKQLKKIENTIKFRILY, translated from the coding sequence GTGAAAAATTATTACATTATTGATTTTGACAGTACATTTACGCAAGTAGAAGCGCTAGATGAGCTTGCACGGATATCATTGGAAGGCCATCCAGACCAAGATAAAGTTTACAAACAAATTGAAGGTTTCACAAACTTGGCAATGGAAGGGAAGATATCCTTCAGAGAGAGCTTGGCAGGCCGAATTAAATTGTTAAAGGCCAATAAAAGCCACCTCGACAAATTAGTCAGCCATCTCAAGAAGAAGGTATCACATTCGTTTAACCGTAACAGGGAGTTTTTCAGGAAAAACTCAGACACCGCTTGGATTGTGTCTGGGGGCTTTAAAGAATTCATTACTCCCGTGGTAACACCTTATCATATCAAGAAGGAAAACATCTACGCGAATACCTTTAAATTTGATGCAGAGGGTAATATCATTGGATATGACGAACACAACCCATTGTCCGATGAAGGGGGTAAGGTCAAACTGCTTCAGGAATTGAATATACAAGGACGAATATTCGGTATCGGTGATGGATACTCAGACTTCCAGCTTAAGGAATCAGGCTTGATTGAAAAATTTTTCGCGTTCACGGAAAATATCGCTAGACAAAGCGTCACGGAGAAAGCAGATCACATCACGCCTAGTTTTGACGAATTCCTATACGTCAACGATTTACCGAGAGCTATATCGTACCCAAAAAATAGAATCCTATGCTTAATCGTCGGTGAAGTCCCAGAAATTGCGTCGCATATCTTGAAAAGAGATGGCTTCTCAGTCAGAACCAAGGAGACATTTGAAGAGAAATACACCAAAGATGTCGGTATGTTATTGCTTGGACCTAACGTAAGTGTATCTGATGAACAACTGTCGCGGGCTGACAAACTAAAAACAATAGGTTTTCTAGGCGATATCAAAGGTCATATCAACAAGGTAATCTGCAATGAGAAAGGTATCGTGGTATTTGATGACAAGAAGGATAAAAAACGAAATGCAGAGTTCATTCCACGTCGGATGGCTGATTTCATTAATAATGGAGATACCGATCAAAGCAGAAATTTTCCAAACTTAATCTTGCCAAAGTTGAGTAAAGCACATCGCCTTTTGCACATTCACCAAAATGTACCTGGTGTAATGGCGCAAATCAATAATATCTATGCAGAAAACAATATCAATATCGTTGCTCAATTCTTAATGACGAAGGGTGATATCGGTTATGCCGTCACCGATTTGAACGTCGAATATGAAAAGGACTTAATCAAACAGCTTAAAAAGATTGAAAACACGATAAAATTTAGAATACTCTATTAA
- a CDS encoding SDR family NAD(P)-dependent oxidoreductase, which produces MKTLFYQHHKPVILITGGTGFLGSTLIKQLINEGVAVVATKRPNSTIPECLKSSSLVHWVDADVTDYFALSSCFAGITHVFHCAAMVSYQPKDAKVMMKINIEGTKHIVNLCLEHQVRLVHVSSIAALGTNKAHKPVSENDKWEYYPKISKYALSKYESELEVWRGVVEGLDAVIVNPSVIMGAAAGKKGSGAIFAMIEKGLKVYPSGSVGLVDVEDVARLMIILMNRPDISGERYILNSANLSNKDLIERISAAMGKPAPTIRASPTLLSIAWRIAKAISLITNTRPAITKDSARASSAKLMYNNAKIIGATQYTFKNIDDTLKEITLTYQTKPE; this is translated from the coding sequence TTGAAAACATTATTTTATCAACACCACAAGCCCGTGATATTAATAACTGGAGGAACAGGATTTTTAGGTTCAACGCTGATTAAACAACTTATCAATGAAGGTGTCGCGGTGGTGGCTACAAAAAGACCTAATTCGACCATTCCTGAATGTTTAAAATCATCTTCCTTGGTCCACTGGGTGGATGCGGATGTAACGGATTACTTTGCACTTTCTAGCTGTTTTGCAGGAATTACACATGTATTCCACTGTGCGGCAATGGTTTCTTACCAACCAAAAGATGCAAAGGTGATGATGAAAATCAATATTGAAGGAACGAAACATATTGTTAACCTTTGCCTTGAGCACCAAGTACGTCTGGTCCATGTGAGTTCTATTGCTGCTTTGGGCACCAATAAAGCGCATAAGCCGGTTAGTGAAAATGACAAATGGGAATACTATCCTAAAATATCCAAATACGCTCTATCCAAATATGAGAGTGAACTGGAAGTATGGCGAGGTGTAGTAGAGGGACTGGATGCAGTCATTGTCAATCCTTCGGTCATTATGGGGGCAGCAGCTGGAAAGAAAGGCTCTGGAGCCATCTTTGCTATGATAGAAAAAGGTTTAAAGGTATATCCCAGTGGTAGCGTTGGCTTAGTCGATGTGGAAGATGTGGCCCGTTTAATGATTATATTGATGAATAGACCGGATATTTCAGGCGAGCGATATATCCTGAATTCGGCCAATCTATCAAACAAAGATCTAATAGAGCGAATAAGTGCTGCAATGGGAAAACCAGCACCGACCATCCGGGCCTCACCGACTCTTTTGAGTATTGCTTGGCGTATTGCGAAGGCAATTTCGCTCATCACCAACACAAGACCTGCCATCACCAAGGACTCGGCGAGGGCCTCTTCGGCCAAGCTGATGTACAACAACGCTAAAATTATTGGGGCGACTCAGTATACCTTCAAGAATATAGATGACACCTTGAAAGAAATTACATTAACGTATCAAACCAAACCCGAATAA